A region of Thermus caldifontis DNA encodes the following proteins:
- a CDS encoding cation diffusion facilitator family transporter codes for MAERAARLSFLVALLVLGLKGVAYLLTGSVALLSDALESTVNVAAALLALFAIRFAQRPPDETHPFGHTKAEYFSAVLEGVLVALAALLIIKESIPRLLEPKPLEGLGPGLLVSLLASLLNGLLAWHLIRQGKLLRSPALTADGYHVLSDVLTSVEVLAGVGLAWGTGLWVLDPLLALLVAGNILLMGFRLVRQSVGGLMDEGLPPEEVGRIRETLAKALGGRALEVHDLRTRKAGNRAFLEFHLVVPGSMTVEEAHRLCDELERVLERTFPGLAVTIHVEPESERKRPG; via the coding sequence GTGGCGGAACGGGCTGCCCGCCTCAGCTTCCTGGTGGCCCTCCTGGTCTTAGGGCTTAAGGGGGTTGCCTACCTCCTCACCGGCTCGGTGGCCTTGCTTTCCGATGCCCTCGAGTCCACAGTGAACGTGGCGGCCGCGCTTCTGGCCCTCTTCGCCATCCGCTTCGCCCAGAGGCCCCCCGACGAAACCCACCCCTTTGGCCACACCAAGGCCGAGTACTTCTCCGCGGTGCTGGAGGGGGTCTTGGTGGCGCTGGCTGCCCTCCTCATCATCAAGGAGTCCATCCCCCGCCTCCTGGAACCCAAGCCCCTCGAGGGCCTGGGGCCTGGTCTCTTGGTCAGCCTCCTGGCCTCCCTCCTGAACGGCCTTTTGGCCTGGCACCTCATCCGCCAGGGAAAGCTTCTCCGCTCCCCTGCCCTCACCGCCGATGGGTACCACGTGCTTTCCGATGTCCTGACCTCCGTGGAGGTGCTCGCCGGCGTGGGCCTTGCCTGGGGCACGGGGTTATGGGTGCTGGATCCCCTCCTGGCCCTATTGGTGGCGGGGAACATCCTCCTCATGGGCTTCCGCCTGGTGCGCCAGTCCGTGGGGGGGCTTATGGACGAGGGCCTCCCCCCGGAGGAGGTGGGGCGGATCCGGGAAACCCTTGCCAAGGCCTTGGGGGGAAGGGCCCTGGAGGTCCACGACCTAAGGACCCGCAAGGCGGGGAACCGGGCCTTTTTGGAGTTCCACCTGGTGGTGCCGGGGTCCATGACGGTGGAAGAAGCCCACCGGCTCTGCGATGAGCTGGAAAGGGTTCTGGAGAGAACTTTCCCTGGCCTTGCCGTCACTATCCACGTGGAACCCGAAAGCGAGCGTAAACGCCCGGGGTGA
- a CDS encoding acyl-CoA mutase large subunit family protein produces MRKKHDWLRETYQKSLEKMPERPVAHRTLSDIAPEPLYTPEDIGVLDPEYEEKRGYPGEYPYTRGVYGSMYRSKLWTMRMFAGFGTAEQTNERFKKLLKAGQTGLSVAFDLPTLMGYDSDHPLSQGEVGKCGVAVSSLADMEILFEGINLEEVTTSMTINSPANAIWAMYLAVAKKKGYDWKKLGGTIQNDILKEFIAQKEFIFPPEPSVKLVIDTFEWGPKNVPKWNFISVSGYHIREAGSTAVQELAWTLADGFEYVEAALKRGLDIDEFAPRISFFFDVHNDFFEEIAKFRAARRIWAKEMRHRYRAKNPQSWALRTHAQTAGVSLTAQQPLNNIARVAIQALAAVLGGTNSLHTDAYDEALALPTEESATIALRTQQIIAYESGVTHTIDPLAGSYYVEWLTDEMERQAMAIIEEIRRMGGVVRAIEEGYFLRELAEASYRYQQEVERKERIIVGVNAFTDEIPLKVPIQLVDPEVERVQAERLARVRRERDQKRVEEALAGLRRAAVEGQNTMPHFVECALAYCTLGEMMNVLREVYGTYQEPAYV; encoded by the coding sequence ATGCGCAAGAAGCACGACTGGCTCAGGGAGACCTACCAGAAGAGCCTGGAGAAGATGCCCGAAAGGCCCGTGGCCCACCGCACCCTTTCGGACATCGCCCCAGAGCCCCTTTACACCCCCGAGGACATCGGGGTTCTGGACCCCGAGTACGAGGAGAAGCGGGGCTACCCCGGGGAGTACCCCTATACCCGGGGGGTCTACGGCTCCATGTACCGGTCCAAGCTCTGGACCATGCGCATGTTCGCCGGCTTCGGCACCGCCGAGCAGACCAACGAGCGCTTCAAGAAGCTTTTGAAGGCGGGCCAAACCGGCCTTAGCGTGGCCTTTGACCTGCCCACCCTCATGGGCTACGACTCCGACCACCCCCTCTCCCAGGGAGAGGTGGGCAAGTGCGGGGTGGCGGTATCCAGCCTGGCGGACATGGAGATCCTCTTTGAGGGGATCAACCTCGAGGAGGTCACCACCTCCATGACCATCAATAGCCCCGCCAACGCCATCTGGGCCATGTACCTGGCGGTGGCCAAGAAAAAGGGCTACGACTGGAAAAAGCTTGGGGGCACCATCCAAAACGACATCCTGAAGGAGTTCATCGCCCAAAAGGAGTTCATCTTCCCCCCAGAGCCCAGCGTGAAGCTGGTCATCGACACCTTTGAGTGGGGGCCTAAGAACGTCCCCAAGTGGAACTTCATCTCCGTATCCGGTTACCACATCCGGGAGGCGGGCTCCACGGCGGTGCAGGAGCTGGCCTGGACCCTGGCCGATGGGTTCGAGTACGTGGAAGCTGCCCTCAAGCGGGGCCTGGACATCGACGAGTTCGCTCCCAGGATCAGCTTCTTCTTTGACGTCCACAACGACTTTTTTGAGGAGATCGCCAAGTTCCGCGCCGCCCGGCGCATATGGGCCAAGGAGATGCGCCACCGCTACAGGGCCAAGAACCCCCAAAGCTGGGCCCTCCGCACCCACGCCCAGACCGCTGGGGTCTCCCTCACCGCCCAGCAACCCCTGAACAACATCGCCCGGGTGGCCATCCAGGCCCTAGCCGCCGTCCTTGGGGGCACCAACAGCCTCCACACCGACGCCTACGACGAGGCCCTGGCCCTGCCCACGGAGGAATCCGCCACCATTGCCCTGAGAACCCAGCAGATCATCGCCTACGAAAGCGGGGTCACCCACACCATTGACCCCTTGGCGGGGAGCTACTACGTGGAGTGGCTCACCGACGAGATGGAGCGCCAGGCCATGGCCATCATCGAGGAGATCCGCCGCATGGGCGGCGTGGTGCGGGCCATCGAGGAGGGCTACTTCCTCCGGGAGCTGGCCGAGGCCAGCTACCGCTACCAGCAGGAGGTGGAGCGCAAGGAGAGGATCATCGTAGGGGTGAACGCCTTCACCGACGAGATCCCCCTCAAGGTTCCCATCCAGCTGGTGGACCCCGAGGTGGAACGGGTCCAGGCGGAGCGCCTGGCCCGGGTGCGCCGGGAGCGGGACCAAAAGCGGGTGGAAGAGGCCCTGGCCGGCTTGCGCCGGGCTGCGGTGGAAGGGCAGAACACCATGCCCCACTTCGTGGAGTGCGCCTTGGCCTACTGCACCCTGGGGGAGATGATG